Within the Ochrobactrum vermis genome, the region TCGATCCAGTCGCGGTAAAGCTCTTTCCAGCCCGGCGCGGTTGTGACGACGCCGTCCTTGACGGTGGCGCCATGCTTGTCGCCGGTGACGCGCAGAGGTTCGATCCGCTCGGAGGCAAACTTGCCGGCTTCTTCCAGAATGGCAGCGGCAAGATCGGCGGAAAATTCAGGGAAGCGGTGGTCATCAAGGGCTTTTTCCAGCCCCGCAACCTTCATCAGCGTATGGGAAATTTCAGAAACCGGCGCGCGATACATCTTTCCTCCAAATATGGTTGGTTGGCCCCTCCTCAGAAGCCCATCCTGCATCGGCGCTAATCGCATTCCGGCAGGCGCCAAACGGCTATCCGACATAAGAGCTATCGGCTTATTACGTAAACGTCAACGTTTCGATGCACATCATCGTGATGGATGGCGTACGACCATGCACGGGCGACGGCCATTCATCTCAACACCGACAGGTATATTGAATGGGGAGAATTATTTCTCGGCTGTTGGAGCGCATCCCGAAGAGTGTGAAACGCCTAGGCGGGGAAATCAGTCCACCGGACTGATTTCTGATCCTGCTTCGATCAGATCGAAACGCGCTCTAAGCCCGACTGGCCAGATCAGGATTGCTTCTCACGCTCCACGGCGCGCCAGCCGATATCGGAGCGGTAGAAGCCTTCCGGCCAGTCGATGAGCTTCACGGCTTCATAAGCGCGGGCCTGTGCTTCGGCGACTGTATCGGCAATGGCGGTGATGTTGAGCACGCGGCCTCCGCTGGCAACGATGTTGCCATCCTTCTCCGCCGTTCCCGCGTGGAAAAGCTTGACGCCGTCGATCCCTTCGAGCTTGTCGAGATCGCGGATGACGCTGCCCTTCTTCACATTGGACGGATAGCCTTCCGCAGCCATCACCACCGTCAGCGCGGGCTGGTCTTTCCAGTCGAGCGAAACCTGATCCAGCTTGCCATCCACGGCGGCATTGATGAGCGCGAGCAGGTCGCTATCGAGGCGCATCATCAGCACCTGGCATTCCGGGTCACCGAAACGGGTGTTGTATTCGATGAGCTTCGGGCCGTCCTTGCCGATCATCAGGCCGAGGAACAGGATGCCGGAGAATGGCGCACCGATTTCAGCCATGCCGCGCATGGTGGGTTCGATCAGTTCGCGCATGGTGCGTTCGACGATTTCCGGCGTCATGACGGGAGCCGGAGCATAGGCACCCATGCCGCCGGTATTCGGCCCGGTATCGCCGTCGCCGACACGCTTGTGGTCCTGCGCTGAACCGAGCGACAAGGCTGTCTTGCCATCGCAGATGCAGAAGAAGCTTGCTTCTTCGCCGTCCAGGAACTCTTCGACCACCACTTCGGCACCAGCGGAACCGAATGCGCCTTCGAAACAGGCATCCACGGCGTCGAGCGCTTCATCGAGCGTCATCGCAACAACTACGCCCTTGCCTGCAGCAAGCCCGTCGGCCTTGACGACGATGGGCGCGCCTTGCTGGCGGATATAGGCCTTGGCCTTAGGCGCATTGTTGAAGCGGCCGTAAGCACCGGTCGGAATATCGAAGCGTGCACAGAGATCCTTCGTGAAGCCCTTCGATCCCTCAAGCTGTGCGGCAGCCTTGGAGGGGCCGAACACACGGATACCCTCGGCGCGCATTTCGTCTGAGAGGCCAGCCACGAGCGGCGCTTCGGGCCCGACCACGACGAGATCGATCTTCTTGTCCTTGGCGAAGGCGATCAGCGCCTGATGGTCGTCGACACCGATGTCGACGAGTTCCGCGACCGTTGCAATGCCCGGATTGCCGGGCGCGCAATAGAGTTTCGTCAATGACGGAGAAGCGGACAGTTTCCAGGCAAGAGCATGTTCACGACCGCCAGAACCGATTAAAAGAACTCTCATTGCTTGCTCCGTCTTCGTCGGGGTTATAGTGATGGCTGCATATATCAAGGATTTCGCCATGTCACAGCCCGAACTACACGGATCGATTCAGTCACGCAATGCGCAAGGGCGCGTAAAGGACGCTCCGTCGGGCCATTGGGTCTATAAGTTGTTGCCGCATTGGCTCTGGCCCTATGCGCAGCTTGCGCGCTGGGATCGTCCGATCGGCTGGCAGCTCCTGCTCTGGCCGTGCTGGTGGTCGGCAGCACTCGTGGCGGGTGCAGGTGCCAAACCGGGAGACGGCGCCTGGGCTGTCATGCCTTCGATCTGGCATCTCGCTTTGTTTCTGGTCGGCGCCATTGCCATGCGCGGTGCCGGTTGCACCTATAACGATCTTGTCGATCAGGATATTGACGACAAGGTGGATCGCACGCGTTCAAGGCCGCTACCGTCGGGGCAGGTGACGCGCGGTCAGGCCAAGCTGTTTCTGGTCGTGCAGGCGCTGGTCGGTCTGGTGGTCGTGCTGCAGTTCAACTGGTTTTCCATCAGCCTTGGCATTTTCTCGCTTCTGATCGTCGCCGCGTATCCTTTCATGAAGCGCATTACCAACTGGCCGCAATTCGTGCTTGGTCTTGCTTTCTCATGGGGAGCACTCATGGGCTGGGCTGCCGTGGAAGGCTCGCTCAGTCTCGCGCCGGTGCTTCTCTATATTGGTGCGATCCTGTGGGTGATCGGCTATGACACGATCTATGCGCATCAGGACAAGGAAGACGATGCGCTGGTGGGCGTGCGCTCAACCGCGCGACTGTTCGGCAAACACACCAAGACGGCGTTGATGGTCCTCTATGGCGGCGCTATCGGCTTCTTCGCGGGGGCCTTCGCCGTGGCACAGGTGCCGATGCCGGCACTTGCCGGATTGCTCGCTGCGGGCGTGCATCTCTACCGACAGATCATCGTGCTCGATATCGACGATCCCGACCAGTGCCTGAAACTGTTCAAATCCAACAACATTGTGGGCTGGCTGATTTTCCTCGGGCTCGTTCTCGGAAGCCTCTGGGTAGCGGTCAAGCCGCTGGTGTAAACAACAAGGCCACCGGAAACGGTGGCCTTGTTGTTAGCGGGTTACGGATAGAGCCGTTCCTTGTTCCAGTCGCCGTCGGGTGCCGGGCGTGTAAACAGTACCCTGTCATGCAGGCGGAAGGCCCTGTCGTGCCAGAATTCAATCGAGACCGGGCGAATGCGGAAGCCCGACCAGTAGGACGGGCGTGGAATATCGCCGATGGCATATTTCGCTGTATACTCTGCAACAGCCTTTTCCAGCGCGAAACGGCTTTCCAGCGGGCGTGACTGCTTGGATGCCCAGGCACCGATGCGGCTGCCGCGCGGGCGAGAAGCGTAATAGGCGTCGGCTTCAGCGTCGCTGACTTTCTCCACCGGTCCACGCACGCGCACCTGACGGCGCAGCGTCTTCCAATGGAAGCACATCGCAGCCTTTTCCGCCGACAGGATTTCTTTGCCCTTGGCGCTTTCATAATTGGTGTAGAAAACGAACCCCTGTTCGTCGAAATCTTTTAGCAGCACCATGCGCACATTGGGCAGGCCATCGGGATCGACGGTTGCCAGTGCGACCGCGTTGGGATCGTTCGGTTCGCTTTCTTTGGCATCGACCAGCCAGTCGGCAAAGAGTTTGAACGGCTGGGCGGATTCGGTGAAGTCGTCGCTTGCGTTTGTCATCTTGGATATTTCAACAGCCTGTCGGAAAATCGCGGTTCATCCCAAAAGGGAATCCCCGCCAAAGAAACCCCAATGGAGCGTGGCGAGAGGGAGCTTCTTCGATAACCGGCATTTTGTCCACGACTTTACCGGGATGCGTCGTCGCAGGAGCCGACCCACCTTTACTTAGCGGGCAACTTCTTGTAGGGCGCCGATCAAGGTAGGGGCCATGCCAAAACTCGATTTCCTGACACTTTATATTGTAATCTTCTTAAATTCGCTGACGGTTTGCATAATCTGGACCGCCGTCGCCCTATCTTATCGTAAATTCCGGCCTGCGAGGATCTGGCTTCTCTCGACCGCGCTCATGCTGGTCGGAGGCTTCGTTCTGTCGCTGCAAGGCAATGAAGGCGCGTTCTGGCCCGCGGTCATCGGTAATACGATCATCATCTATGGCTTCTGCCTTGCCTTGGTCGGCACGCGTTATTTTTACGGCGAAAAAGGCGGCTGGCGGATGGCGATGGGAATATCGCTCGCCAGTTTCGCGGTCATGGCGGCGTTTTATGCGAGCTGGCAGGGACGCAACATTGCCTATGCAGTGGGGCAGTCGGTGCCCATGGCGATGACGGTCTTCTATCTGTTCCGTCAAAAGAGTATCGGTCTTGGTGGCCAGATCGCGATCATGGCGTTCGTGCTCGGTATTATCGGGCACGCCATCGAGACGTCGCTGAACATCGCCGCATGGGTGGGGGAGTTCGACCAGTCGCTCTATTTTACCATCGAAAGTTATGCGCTTGTCTGTGTGATTTATAGCGGTGTGATATGGAATTTCGGTTTTGTCGTCATGGCAATGAACCGCCTGCATCGCGATATGGCAAAGGTAGCTGAAACGGACGAGTTGACCGGACTTCCGAACCGCCGCCATTTCATGAAAAGGCTGACGAGGGCCGAACTTGCATTCAGCGATGACGGTATGTCCTATGTCCTGATGCTGATTGATATCGATAATTTCAAGCAATGGAACGACACATACGGCCATGCGCTCGGCGATCAGGCGCTTGCGCATTTTGCCGATGTCGCAGCTGACATACTTGATCGACGTGGTGTGCTGGCACGCCTTGGGGGCGACGAATTTTCTGTTCTGCTTCCCAAGATGCACGAGCGGGAAGCGACAGAGATCGCGCGCGAAATCGTTACGGCAATCAACGACGCACCGCTTGTATTCAATGGCCGGAAGCTCGCAATGACCGTCAGCATAGGCATAGCAGGCGAGGAGACTGGCAGCGAGACGAGTGACCTCGACGTTTTTGCCCGGGCCGATCTCGCGCTCTACAAGGTAAAGCAGGCAGGCCGAAACGGCTATGCAACCCGCACAGCAACAGTGAATGCACCCCTTTCGATTTCTCGCGAAAGACGGTCAGCGGTCACAGAAAACCGGGAACATCCTTTGACGGCTGAATAAAGTAGGGAGTTGGGCGTTGTGCTCTGATTCCGATTTGTTTACCTTTCCGGCACACTGCTTGTTAACTCAAGTTCATCCATAATCCCTGCATCTTTAGCGTGTAAAATTAAGGGAATAGTGTTGGCTGTCGAGACGGTTCGCCACAAAAACAATGTCTGGAGCCCAAGCTGTGGCGCAAACGTCCTGCGCAAGGCTGTGATTGGCATCTGCGTCTTCTCGCTTGCCGGTTGCGCCATGGGTGGTGTGAGTATCGAAAAGGCTGTTCCCGATTCTTCCACGATCACCGGATCAGTAACGCAGCCGCAGCCGGTGGAAACCGATACAGGCAAGCTTTCCGACCAATCCGCCATAAAGAACGTTGTTTCTGCGCTCAATTTCATGGAATGGGGCAAAAAGCCTGTACCATGGGCCAACCCCGAAACGGGCAGCCAGGGCACGATCACGACGATTGCCGAGAACAGCAAGAACAATCAGCTTTGCCGCGAGTTCGAAACCTCGCGTGAAGCCTTTGACGGTGTTTCCATTTATCGCGGCGAAACCTGCATGCAGCGTGGCGGTCAATGGACAGTGACGTCTTTCGCTCCCATCTGAGTGTCTGATCCGAAAGGCGCTCTGACGGTAAAAAGCCGAAAATTAACCTGTTGAAATCATTAAATTTATTTTTGGGCCGGTCTCCTATGCTTTCTTGCTATGGACTAGTTGCGATTGTGCATGCCCTGAAATGAGCTTCTTGTTGAGTAGTTCAACAGGAGGCTACGATGAAGAAGTTCCCAAGGGTTTTTGTAATACTGCTATCGTTGCTGAGTGCGACGGGGGCGTATGCCGCATCTGGTACACCCGTCCGTCCGGCACTGAACCCGGTAACGCTGCAGGGATACTTAAAAACTCCAGTGGCGATGAGCAGGCCGGTGCAATCGGGTATGTGTGCTTATGAGAGCGGGGTTGACTGCGAACGACATTGTGACCAGGGCCTATGTGTGAAGTGCCGTGATGGCGGCTATGCATGCATTAAAATGGACCCGCCGCCCACGCATTGAGTATGCATATGAAGCACCGCTAAGCGGTGTTTGCCGAACACATTTCAGGAATAATCCCTATCAAGAATTGCTCCGGAAGCCCGATATGGCTGCGTCCCGCATATGCCGGGGACGCAGCCATGCCGGTGGCAGAAGGCAGAAAATCAGCCTATTGAAAACGCTCGCTTCATTCTCGAACAGGCTTTTACCGCAAATGGCGGTTTTGCGCGCTACCGGTGCTCAAAGCCACCAATTTCGCTGTCGCCTGTCACTTTTCGGTTCAGACACTGAAAAGAAAAGCTTGGCCTGACTGGAACTTTTCCGGCCAGATGCGCATATTA harbors:
- a CDS encoding RT0821/Lpp0805 family surface protein, which encodes MAVETVRHKNNVWSPSCGANVLRKAVIGICVFSLAGCAMGGVSIEKAVPDSSTITGSVTQPQPVETDTGKLSDQSAIKNVVSALNFMEWGKKPVPWANPETGSQGTITTIAENSKNNQLCREFETSREAFDGVSIYRGETCMQRGGQWTVTSFAPI
- a CDS encoding GGDEF domain-containing protein, producing MPKLDFLTLYIVIFLNSLTVCIIWTAVALSYRKFRPARIWLLSTALMLVGGFVLSLQGNEGAFWPAVIGNTIIIYGFCLALVGTRYFYGEKGGWRMAMGISLASFAVMAAFYASWQGRNIAYAVGQSVPMAMTVFYLFRQKSIGLGGQIAIMAFVLGIIGHAIETSLNIAAWVGEFDQSLYFTIESYALVCVIYSGVIWNFGFVVMAMNRLHRDMAKVAETDELTGLPNRRHFMKRLTRAELAFSDDGMSYVLMLIDIDNFKQWNDTYGHALGDQALAHFADVAADILDRRGVLARLGGDEFSVLLPKMHEREATEIAREIVTAINDAPLVFNGRKLAMTVSIGIAGEETGSETSDLDVFARADLALYKVKQAGRNGYATRTATVNAPLSISRERRSAVTENREHPLTAE
- the pdxH gene encoding pyridoxamine 5'-phosphate oxidase codes for the protein MTNASDDFTESAQPFKLFADWLVDAKESEPNDPNAVALATVDPDGLPNVRMVLLKDFDEQGFVFYTNYESAKGKEILSAEKAAMCFHWKTLRRQVRVRGPVEKVSDAEADAYYASRPRGSRIGAWASKQSRPLESRFALEKAVAEYTAKYAIGDIPRPSYWSGFRIRPVSIEFWHDRAFRLHDRVLFTRPAPDGDWNKERLYP
- the ubiA gene encoding 4-hydroxybenzoate octaprenyltransferase, translating into MSQPELHGSIQSRNAQGRVKDAPSGHWVYKLLPHWLWPYAQLARWDRPIGWQLLLWPCWWSAALVAGAGAKPGDGAWAVMPSIWHLALFLVGAIAMRGAGCTYNDLVDQDIDDKVDRTRSRPLPSGQVTRGQAKLFLVVQALVGLVVVLQFNWFSISLGIFSLLIVAAYPFMKRITNWPQFVLGLAFSWGALMGWAAVEGSLSLAPVLLYIGAILWVIGYDTIYAHQDKEDDALVGVRSTARLFGKHTKTALMVLYGGAIGFFAGAFAVAQVPMPALAGLLAAGVHLYRQIIVLDIDDPDQCLKLFKSNNIVGWLIFLGLVLGSLWVAVKPLV
- the purD gene encoding phosphoribosylamine--glycine ligase; amino-acid sequence: MRVLLIGSGGREHALAWKLSASPSLTKLYCAPGNPGIATVAELVDIGVDDHQALIAFAKDKKIDLVVVGPEAPLVAGLSDEMRAEGIRVFGPSKAAAQLEGSKGFTKDLCARFDIPTGAYGRFNNAPKAKAYIRQQGAPIVVKADGLAAGKGVVVAMTLDEALDAVDACFEGAFGSAGAEVVVEEFLDGEEASFFCICDGKTALSLGSAQDHKRVGDGDTGPNTGGMGAYAPAPVMTPEIVERTMRELIEPTMRGMAEIGAPFSGILFLGLMIGKDGPKLIEYNTRFGDPECQVLMMRLDSDLLALINAAVDGKLDQVSLDWKDQPALTVVMAAEGYPSNVKKGSVIRDLDKLEGIDGVKLFHAGTAEKDGNIVASGGRVLNITAIADTVAEAQARAYEAVKLIDWPEGFYRSDIGWRAVEREKQS